In the genome of Acidobacteriota bacterium, one region contains:
- a CDS encoding mandelate racemase, which yields MHARLRRPTVELFSIPTERPESDGTMAWDATEVVLAEVHADRSVGLGYTYGSPAVAAVVHGKLAAEIEGRDAMDIPGCWEAMRRAIRNLGRPGICSMAMAAVDLALWDLKAKLLNLPLAKLLGLVRDHVPIYGSGGFTSYSIAELQEQLGGWAEQGIAAVKMKVGREPVHDFERVRAARAAIGPDIALYVDANGAYSRQQARRFAEQFAAEGVTWFEEPVSSDDLEGLHWLRDRVPAGMEIAAGEYGYELAYFQHMLAAEAVHVQQADITRCAGPSEFARVDSQCAAYQTPLSAHTAPSAHLHPCCALERVRNIEYFHDHARIESMLFDGASQPRQGALWPDLSRPGIGLDLKTRDARRYAA from the coding sequence ATGCATGCACGCCTGCGGCGGCCAACGGTGGAACTGTTCAGCATTCCGACGGAGCGGCCGGAGTCGGATGGCACCATGGCGTGGGACGCCACCGAAGTGGTGCTGGCGGAGGTGCATGCCGATCGCAGTGTGGGGCTGGGCTATACCTACGGCTCGCCCGCAGTGGCGGCGGTTGTGCATGGAAAACTGGCGGCCGAGATTGAAGGCCGCGATGCAATGGATATTCCGGGCTGCTGGGAGGCGATGCGGCGGGCAATCCGCAATTTGGGGCGGCCAGGGATTTGCTCGATGGCGATGGCGGCGGTTGACCTTGCGCTGTGGGACCTGAAAGCCAAGCTGCTCAATTTGCCTTTGGCCAAATTGCTGGGCCTGGTGCGCGATCACGTGCCGATTTACGGCAGCGGAGGGTTTACCTCTTACAGCATCGCCGAGCTGCAGGAACAGCTTGGGGGCTGGGCCGAGCAGGGAATTGCCGCGGTCAAGATGAAGGTCGGCCGCGAGCCGGTGCACGACTTCGAACGGGTGCGAGCGGCGCGGGCGGCAATTGGGCCCGACATCGCGCTGTACGTTGATGCCAATGGCGCCTATTCGCGCCAGCAGGCACGGCGGTTTGCCGAACAGTTTGCCGCCGAAGGCGTGACGTGGTTTGAAGAGCCGGTGTCGAGCGACGATCTGGAGGGGCTGCACTGGCTGCGAGATCGCGTTCCGGCGGGCATGGAAATTGCGGCGGGCGAGTACGGCTACGAGCTCGCCTATTTCCAGCACATGCTGGCTGCCGAGGCGGTGCACGTGCAGCAGGCCGATATCACCCGCTGCGCCGGTCCAAGCGAATTTGCCCGGGTCGACAGCCAGTGCGCGGCGTATCAAACCCCCCTTTCGGCGCACACCGCGCCCTCGGCCCACTTGCATCCCTGTTGTGCATTGGAGCGGGTGCGCAATATCGAGTACTTCCACGACCACGCCCGGATTGAGAGCATGCTGTTCGATGGCGCGTCCCAGCCACGCCAGGGCGCGCTCTGGCCGGACCTGTCGCGTCCGGGAATCGGATTGGACCTCAAAACTCGCGATGCCCGGCGCTACGCTGCGTGA
- a CDS encoding PIN domain-containing protein, translating into MKAFFDTSVLVPVFYGDHVHHDASARCFLRVERQRGCCAAHSLAEVFATLTRMPGRFRVGSEQAMLFIGSIRERLKVVALDGDEYAAALGWAAGMGVAGGAVYDALLARCALKASAESIYTWNERHFRQFGSEVARRVQIPD; encoded by the coding sequence GTGAAGGCGTTCTTTGACACCTCGGTCCTGGTTCCTGTTTTTTACGGTGATCACGTTCACCACGATGCCAGCGCGCGATGCTTTCTAAGAGTGGAGCGCCAGCGTGGCTGCTGCGCGGCGCATAGCTTGGCCGAAGTGTTTGCGACTCTGACGCGGATGCCAGGGCGATTTCGCGTCGGCAGCGAGCAGGCGATGCTGTTCATAGGGAGCATACGAGAGCGGCTGAAAGTGGTTGCACTGGACGGCGACGAGTATGCTGCCGCGCTTGGCTGGGCGGCCGGGATGGGCGTTGCAGGCGGAGCGGTGTACGACGCGCTGCTGGCCCGCTGTGCGCTTAAAGCCAGCGCCGAGTCGATCTACACCTGGAATGAGCGCCACTTCCGGCAGTTTGGGTCCGAGGTGGCGCGGCGTGTTCAAATTCCCGATTAG
- a CDS encoding AbrB/MazE/SpoVT family DNA-binding domain-containing protein has product MARLKIDRAGRLVIPKPVREQLGLEAGAELEMEQSGDRIALIPVRATGPLTKEHGVWVWRTGERLTAAETNSVLEQVRMERGESARGRKR; this is encoded by the coding sequence ATGGCTCGTTTGAAGATTGACAGGGCGGGGCGCCTGGTGATTCCAAAACCGGTCCGCGAGCAACTGGGACTGGAGGCGGGCGCGGAATTGGAGATGGAACAGTCGGGGGACAGGATTGCCTTGATCCCGGTGCGGGCGACGGGACCGCTCACAAAAGAACACGGCGTCTGGGTGTGGCGGACGGGTGAGCGGCTGACAGCGGCGGAAACGAACAGTGTGCTCGAACAGGTTCGCATGGAACGCGGCGAAAGTGCGCGCGGACGGAAGCGGTGA
- a CDS encoding alcohol dehydrogenase, with protein MRAIAITPGTAGARLITRPEPELTAPDQIKLQVVRVGVCGTDREEVTGGRAMAPAGQAELVIGHEMMGKVVEIGQKVSRVRVGDYAVFSVRRGCGRCANCNMLRNDMCQTGLYTERGIHGADGYQTEFVVDSETWITRLAPELEVTGVLMEPLTIVEKAIAEALKLAHQRNPEAQITPRWIHGQPCLVAGLGPVGLLAAMVLRLRGAEVYGLDIVDATSARPQWLTTIGGHYLKGPNAKCPEPMALVLDASGFAALEFNLLDALAPNGIYALTGIPGGNKPLQIAGAALLRQIVLNNQLMFGSVNAARGHFQMAADDLAQARQTWGKHIEGLITHHLTPEEFVASNGALAPGVIKAVVEWT; from the coding sequence ATGCGAGCCATTGCGATTACGCCCGGAACGGCGGGTGCGCGGCTGATCACGCGCCCGGAACCTGAACTCACTGCGCCCGATCAGATCAAACTGCAAGTCGTCCGTGTGGGCGTGTGCGGTACTGATCGTGAGGAAGTCACCGGCGGACGCGCGATGGCGCCGGCGGGGCAGGCCGAGCTGGTGATCGGCCACGAGATGATGGGCAAGGTGGTCGAGATCGGCCAAAAGGTCAGCCGCGTCCGCGTGGGTGACTATGCGGTATTTTCGGTGCGGCGCGGTTGTGGCCGCTGCGCCAACTGCAACATGCTGCGCAACGATATGTGCCAGACGGGCCTGTACACCGAGCGCGGCATTCATGGCGCCGACGGCTACCAGACCGAGTTTGTCGTCGACAGCGAGACCTGGATTACGCGCCTCGCGCCCGAGTTGGAAGTCACCGGCGTGCTGATGGAGCCGCTGACGATTGTCGAGAAGGCCATCGCCGAGGCGCTCAAGCTGGCGCACCAGCGAAATCCGGAAGCGCAGATCACGCCGCGCTGGATTCACGGCCAGCCTTGTCTGGTCGCGGGGCTCGGCCCGGTTGGTTTGCTGGCCGCCATGGTGCTGCGCCTGCGCGGCGCTGAAGTTTACGGCCTCGATATCGTCGATGCCACGAGCGCCCGGCCGCAATGGTTGACCACGATTGGCGGTCATTACCTCAAAGGCCCGAACGCCAAGTGTCCCGAACCGATGGCGCTGGTGCTCGATGCCAGCGGCTTTGCCGCGCTCGAATTCAACTTGCTGGACGCGCTCGCACCCAACGGCATTTACGCCCTCACCGGCATTCCGGGCGGCAACAAGCCACTGCAGATCGCCGGTGCGGCGCTGCTGCGCCAGATCGTGCTCAACAATCAACTCATGTTTGGCAGCGTGAACGCCGCCCGCGGCCATTTCCAGATGGCCGCCGATGATCTGGCGCAAGCGCGGCAGACCTGGGGCAAGCACATCGAAGGGCTGATTACGCACCACCTTACGCCGGAGGAGTTTGTGGCATCCAACGGCGCGCTCGCCCCGGGGGTGATCAAGGCCGTCGTGGAATGGACCTAG
- a CDS encoding choice-of-anchor D domain-containing protein produces MATRTMVTTLLGITASLALAACGGGGGTSTGGGSNNSSTPAVTLSATSLTFASEPTGTSSTAQTVTVTNSGQAALTVSSVTVTGDFSETNTCSTVAAGANCAVSVTFKPTATGARTGTLSIADNASGSPQSVSLSGTGAAPGPAVTLTPTSLSFSQQTQGTTSTAQTVTLSNSGSAALTISGVALDNSSFQQTNTCGTSVAAGSTCTLSVTFTPASTGTLAGTLSITDNAADSPQKLALSGTGVAPPITVQSFAPASVLPGGQVTLTGTGFDATQSPLVTFAEASGFSAQVAPTSVSATSMTVSVPPFVDASSGALASGSFTISVTQTATGQTVSSAALPGLAVQALPTLPSAQGRLTLDFLQATRNYLGTTLISSVQGSSIETSDLDAALANELTALDTILPGIRAVVNGQSASYIIGTYAGQNVVVTPAALSEVDRLLLGMLAAQAGSSGATTGPPFAAITGAGGCQSAEAATAYNDYSTNASPNSNDLTNYLGAPQTSPCAAAQAFSDGVGIIAGLGGVALGVVAAAAAVASIPADAIAAALALPAAAVLYVTVVAAGGQIAVGGALAQTTAAGKQLIEQGVAEFENLGKTMLLKAGSGGILTQLGVNDPDAWLGLGEAVVDGKEVLEAFTKAPPYDGGTAPSSTFTLSLATAGSGSGGIASYPGTLACGSAGGSCSAGFAAGTQVFVAAVPATGSVFTGWGGDCSGTGACSVTMSANHSVTANFGPPPGTTFTGSASAPFNGTASDPAGGVYSASLTLAGSITLQTGSGSTLLSGSANLTGQINITVVSCPASDSCSGTPFSKAVTGPVSVDATGHFTANFSSGTHYPLMVTLTGTVNASGIVASGSFSTTLVGTSTTSSAQTVTVLSGSLSSITFAPQ; encoded by the coding sequence ATGGCAACCCGGACTATGGTCACAACACTTCTCGGCATCACCGCCAGTCTGGCACTGGCCGCCTGCGGGGGCGGCGGCGGAACCTCAACGGGCGGCGGCAGCAACAATTCCAGCACGCCTGCGGTAACGCTCTCGGCGACGAGCCTGACGTTTGCTTCCGAACCGACAGGCACCAGCAGCACCGCACAGACGGTCACGGTGACGAATTCCGGTCAGGCAGCGCTGACGGTTTCGTCGGTCACGGTCACCGGCGATTTCTCCGAAACGAATACCTGTTCGACGGTTGCCGCGGGCGCGAACTGCGCGGTGTCGGTCACCTTCAAGCCCACCGCGACCGGCGCGCGCACCGGGACGCTGAGCATTGCCGACAATGCTTCCGGTAGCCCACAAAGCGTGAGCCTGAGCGGCACCGGCGCGGCGCCGGGACCTGCAGTTACGCTCACGCCCACCAGCCTCAGTTTTAGTCAGCAAACGCAGGGCACGACCAGCACGGCGCAGACGGTCACGCTCAGCAACAGCGGCAGCGCCGCGCTGACGATCAGCGGCGTGGCGCTCGACAACAGCAGCTTTCAGCAGACCAACACCTGCGGTACGAGCGTGGCGGCCGGCAGTACCTGCACGCTTTCGGTGACTTTCACGCCTGCTTCCACCGGCACGCTCGCGGGCACGCTCAGCATTACCGACAACGCCGCGGACAGCCCACAGAAACTGGCGCTCAGCGGCACCGGGGTGGCGCCGCCGATCACGGTGCAGTCGTTCGCGCCAGCTTCGGTGCTGCCCGGCGGTCAGGTGACGCTCACAGGAACCGGCTTTGATGCGACGCAAAGTCCGCTCGTCACCTTTGCCGAGGCCAGTGGCTTCAGCGCGCAGGTGGCGCCTACCAGCGTTTCGGCCACGAGCATGACCGTCAGCGTGCCGCCTTTTGTGGACGCCTCCAGTGGCGCGCTCGCCAGCGGTAGCTTCACCATAAGTGTCACCCAGACGGCGACCGGTCAGACGGTCTCCAGCGCGGCGCTGCCCGGTCTGGCGGTGCAGGCGTTGCCCACGCTGCCTTCGGCGCAAGGCCGGCTGACGCTCGACTTTCTACAAGCGACGCGGAACTATCTGGGCACGACCCTCATCAGCAGCGTGCAAGGGTCCAGCATCGAGACGTCCGATCTCGATGCCGCGCTGGCGAATGAGTTGACCGCATTGGACACCATCCTGCCGGGGATCCGCGCGGTGGTGAATGGCCAAAGCGCCAGCTATATCATCGGCACTTATGCCGGTCAGAACGTGGTCGTCACACCGGCCGCACTCAGCGAGGTCGACCGCCTGCTGCTGGGCATGCTGGCGGCGCAAGCCGGCTCCAGCGGCGCGACCACGGGGCCACCGTTTGCTGCCATTACCGGGGCGGGCGGCTGTCAGTCGGCAGAGGCGGCGACGGCCTACAACGACTACAGCACGAACGCCTCGCCCAACAGCAACGATTTGACCAATTATTTAGGAGCGCCCCAGACGTCGCCCTGCGCGGCCGCGCAGGCGTTCAGCGACGGCGTCGGCATTATCGCAGGCCTTGGCGGCGTGGCACTGGGCGTGGTGGCTGCCGCGGCGGCGGTGGCCTCGATTCCCGCCGATGCGATCGCCGCCGCGCTGGCCCTGCCCGCCGCCGCCGTGCTTTATGTCACGGTGGTGGCTGCAGGCGGGCAGATTGCCGTGGGTGGTGCGCTGGCGCAGACCACCGCCGCGGGCAAGCAACTGATCGAACAGGGCGTGGCCGAATTTGAGAACCTCGGCAAAACGATGCTGCTCAAGGCCGGCAGCGGCGGCATTCTTACTCAGCTCGGCGTCAACGATCCCGATGCCTGGCTGGGCCTCGGCGAAGCCGTCGTTGACGGCAAGGAAGTGCTCGAGGCCTTTACCAAGGCGCCGCCTTATGACGGCGGCACAGCGCCGAGCTCGACATTTACGCTCAGCCTGGCAACCGCGGGCAGCGGTAGCGGCGGCATCGCGTCGTATCCGGGCACGCTGGCCTGCGGCTCGGCGGGCGGAAGTTGCTCGGCAGGCTTCGCGGCGGGCACGCAAGTCTTCGTCGCCGCAGTGCCGGCCACGGGGAGCGTGTTCACCGGCTGGGGCGGCGACTGTTCGGGTACGGGCGCGTGTTCGGTCACCATGAGCGCGAATCACTCCGTTACCGCCAACTTCGGGCCGCCGCCGGGGACGACGTTCACCGGCTCGGCTTCAGCGCCGTTTAACGGCACCGCCTCGGATCCCGCCGGCGGCGTTTATTCGGCCTCGCTTACCCTGGCAGGCAGCATCACGTTGCAGACTGGCTCGGGCAGCACCTTGCTGTCGGGGTCCGCAAACCTTACCGGCCAGATTAATATCACCGTTGTTTCCTGTCCGGCATCGGATAGCTGCTCGGGTACACCGTTCAGCAAGGCCGTGACCGGCCCCGTATCGGTCGATGCCACAGGACATTTCACTGCGAACTTCTCCAGTGGCACGCATTACCCGCTGATGGTGACACTGACCGGAACGGTGAACGCAAGCGGCATTGTCGCCAGCGGCAGCTTCAGCACGACGCTTGTAGGCACCAGCACCACCTCGTCGGCGCAAACCGTGACGGTGCTGAGCGGGTCGCTGAGCTCGATCACGTTCGCACCGCAGTAA
- a CDS encoding ROK family protein produces MYLGVDIGGTKVAAGRVTAEGRILSRVRVPMNGIEAVEAAIAQARGNRRVAAIGLSSPGPLDPRRGVIINPPNLPYWRNFPLVRTIERRFKFPTYLDNDANAAALAEARWGAGRGYGAVFYATLGTGIGAGLVLDGKIYHGRTGAAVEGGHVSINPRGPRCGCGKRGCIEALASGPALARRAQAAARRQPRRAAKLRQLAGAQPIAAEHVAAAWRAGDRLATEILAETASLLAQWLGTIVDLLEPEVIIFGGGMGKLMAAWFPQIRAQLPQWTINSRAQQIPLRAARYGADAGIAGAAALCLS; encoded by the coding sequence GTGTACTTGGGAGTAGATATCGGTGGCACAAAAGTGGCCGCCGGACGGGTGACTGCCGAGGGCCGTATCCTCAGCCGCGTTCGGGTTCCCATGAACGGCATCGAGGCCGTCGAAGCCGCCATCGCCCAGGCGCGCGGCAACCGCCGCGTGGCTGCAATCGGCCTCAGCTCGCCCGGACCGCTCGACCCGCGCCGCGGCGTCATTATCAACCCGCCTAATCTTCCTTACTGGCGTAATTTCCCTCTGGTGCGAACGATCGAGCGCAGGTTCAAATTCCCCACGTACCTCGACAACGACGCCAACGCCGCTGCGCTCGCCGAGGCCCGCTGGGGCGCTGGCCGCGGCTATGGCGCTGTCTTCTACGCCACCCTCGGCACCGGCATCGGCGCCGGCCTGGTGCTCGACGGCAAGATCTATCACGGCCGCACCGGCGCCGCGGTCGAAGGCGGACACGTCTCCATCAATCCACGCGGCCCGCGCTGCGGCTGCGGCAAACGCGGCTGCATTGAAGCCCTGGCCTCCGGACCCGCCTTGGCTCGCCGCGCGCAAGCGGCGGCGCGCCGTCAGCCGCGTCGCGCGGCAAAGTTGCGTCAGCTTGCCGGCGCCCAACCGATTGCGGCCGAGCACGTCGCTGCCGCCTGGCGTGCCGGCGACCGGCTGGCCACCGAGATACTGGCCGAAACCGCTTCCCTTCTGGCGCAATGGCTAGGCACGATTGTCGACCTCCTCGAGCCCGAGGTCATTATCTTCGGCGGCGGCATGGGCAAGCTCATGGCCGCCTGGTTTCCGCAGATCCGCGCGCAACTGCCGCAGTGGACCATCAACTCCCGCGCCCAGCAAATCCCGCTCCGCGCCGCGCGCTATGGTGCCGACGCGGGCATCGCCGGCGCCGCCGCCCTTTGCTTGTCATGA
- a CDS encoding divalent metal cation transporter: MRPSRSFDFVEDATLSQTTVRAPARGSKAWLRFAWVLGPGLMAMMADTDVGSIVTAAQSGVRWGYALLPLQILLIPVLYIVQELTVRLGLTTGCGHGELICTYCGRKWGWVSVSGLTIAVLGAMVTEFSGIAGVGELLGVPRAVSLSLAVLFLLAVVWAGSYRHVERVVLGLGLFELVFVWTATSARPGAEAIRAMAGAWHSMDFRYLVAANIGAVIMPWMIFFQQSAVVDKGLKPEHLRAARWDTAIGAVVTQVIMAAVLMTAALSASSPRAAAALGTMRGMAQILVPQLGPRWGRIVFAAGISGAALVALLVTALAAAWGLGEMTGYKRSLEHTPRQAPWFYGVYALAVVGAAALVARVTDLVALNVAVEVMNALLLPLVLGLLVYLAARVLPAPHRLRGVQLHTAVIVCTLTSAIGVWCGLSSLL, translated from the coding sequence ATGCGACCCAGTCGCTCTTTTGATTTCGTAGAAGATGCGACTTTGTCGCAAACAACCGTACGAGCGCCTGCACGCGGCTCCAAGGCTTGGCTGCGGTTTGCCTGGGTGTTGGGCCCGGGCCTGATGGCTATGATGGCCGACACGGACGTGGGCAGCATCGTCACCGCTGCGCAAAGCGGAGTGCGCTGGGGCTACGCGCTGCTGCCGCTGCAGATACTCCTGATCCCGGTGCTGTACATCGTTCAGGAGTTGACCGTGCGGCTCGGGCTTACCACCGGCTGCGGCCATGGGGAGCTGATCTGTACTTACTGCGGAAGAAAATGGGGCTGGGTATCGGTGAGTGGACTGACCATCGCGGTACTGGGCGCGATGGTCACCGAGTTTTCGGGGATCGCCGGAGTCGGCGAGCTGTTGGGCGTGCCCCGCGCGGTGAGCCTGTCGCTGGCGGTGCTGTTCCTGCTGGCGGTGGTCTGGGCGGGATCCTACCGCCATGTGGAGCGCGTGGTGCTGGGACTGGGCCTGTTCGAGCTGGTTTTTGTCTGGACAGCGACCAGCGCGCGCCCTGGCGCCGAGGCGATCCGGGCCATGGCGGGCGCGTGGCACAGTATGGACTTCCGCTATCTGGTGGCGGCGAATATTGGAGCGGTGATCATGCCGTGGATGATTTTTTTCCAGCAATCGGCGGTGGTGGATAAGGGCCTGAAGCCGGAGCATTTGCGCGCGGCGCGCTGGGATACCGCCATCGGGGCGGTGGTGACGCAGGTGATCATGGCCGCAGTGCTGATGACGGCGGCGCTGAGCGCGAGCTCGCCCCGCGCAGCGGCGGCGCTCGGCACGATGCGCGGCATGGCGCAGATTCTCGTGCCGCAGCTTGGACCGCGCTGGGGCCGCATTGTGTTCGCCGCCGGCATCAGCGGCGCGGCGCTGGTGGCGCTGCTGGTGACCGCGCTCGCGGCCGCCTGGGGTCTGGGCGAAATGACGGGGTACAAACGCTCGCTGGAGCATACGCCGCGGCAGGCGCCCTGGTTCTATGGGGTGTATGCGCTGGCGGTGGTGGGTGCGGCGGCGCTAGTGGCGCGCGTGACGGATCTGGTGGCGCTCAACGTCGCGGTGGAAGTCATGAACGCGCTGCTGCTGCCGCTGGTGCTCGGGCTGCTCGTCTATCTGGCGGCGCGCGTGCTGCCTGCGCCGCACCGCCTGCGCGGGGTGCAACTGCACACCGCCGTGATTGTCTGCACGCTGACCAGCGCGATTGGCGTGTGGTGCGGACTCTCCAGCCTGCTCTGA
- a CDS encoding DUF302 domain-containing protein: protein MLYQVKSTKPIAQIGRDLEAAAQRNKFGVMAVHDLKAKMQEKGVDFASECMIYEVCNPQQAKNVLDVNPQISTALPCRVSVYPDPSGGVTLATMRPTAMIEMFHTPGLQAVAQEVEAAIIQIMDEAAHG from the coding sequence ATGCTGTACCAAGTCAAATCAACCAAACCCATCGCCCAGATCGGCCGCGACCTCGAGGCCGCCGCCCAGAGAAATAAGTTCGGCGTGATGGCTGTCCACGACCTCAAGGCGAAGATGCAGGAAAAGGGCGTTGACTTCGCCAGCGAATGCATGATCTACGAGGTTTGCAACCCGCAGCAGGCGAAGAACGTGCTCGATGTAAATCCGCAAATCTCCACCGCCCTGCCCTGCCGCGTCTCCGTTTATCCCGACCCCTCGGGCGGCGTCACGCTGGCCACCATGCGCCCGACCGCGATGATCGAAATGTTCCACACCCCGGGGCTGCAGGCCGTCGCCCAGGAAGTCGAAGCCGCGATCATCCAGATCATGGACGAAGCCGCCCACGGCTGA
- a CDS encoding ArsR family transcriptional regulator codes for MTENLIEPVAQRFRALSEPQRLRILVALESGAKPVHEIVAALGVSQPTVSRHLQALAEAGLVSRRRSGTSSLYFISDPLVFKLCDLMCGDVTRQAQAALRQFAPGRKGAQS; via the coding sequence ATGACGGAAAACCTAATCGAGCCGGTCGCCCAGCGTTTCCGGGCGCTGAGCGAGCCGCAGCGGCTGCGCATCCTGGTAGCGCTGGAAAGCGGCGCCAAACCGGTGCATGAAATTGTGGCAGCGCTTGGCGTCAGTCAGCCGACCGTTTCCCGGCATCTCCAGGCGCTGGCGGAGGCCGGACTGGTCTCCCGCCGCCGTTCCGGGACCAGCAGCTTGTATTTCATTTCCGACCCGCTGGTATTCAAGCTCTGTGATCTCATGTGCGGCGACGTCACCCGGCAGGCGCAGGCGGCGCTGCGGCAGTTCGCACCGGGGAGGAAAGGGGCGCAGTCGTAG
- a CDS encoding radical SAM protein: MPTSVFSVPSNLHIYLIKPTLYDDDGYPVRHWRGVLPSNTLACLTGLTEDVVARNLLGDIRVAIHVLDETVDRVPVERICRSQVAGKSQTIVGLVGVQTNQFPRATDLARRFRQAGLTVLIGGFHVTGCLELIPEIPPDIQELLDLRVTVVKGEVEASWGDLLLDALHGRLRPLYDFTGDKPDLAGKPLPVIRRQYLRKFAASNFGTLDCGRGCPYACSFCTIINVQGRTMRFRPAEEIAAKLRHNHRAHGVTFYFFTDDNFARNKNWEAIFDALIHMREAERIPIGFMMQADVLSWKIPRFLEKASRAGCTSVFIGMESLNPESLKAAGKKQNHVEDYPRLMEAYRAAGISTHVGYIIGFPHDTVESVRRDLTTLIQEVRPDHASFFMLTPLPGSQDHLTLLRRGEWMHPDYNRYDSFHAVTHHPHLSAEAWEGLYREAWRSFYSLENLRPLLRRCPPQEYWSNFFRYFWYKNSIQTEDRHPMVCGFFRLKDRRSRRPGYPILSRSRYALQRSREICRHLAAMARLLWEMKTLWRQTRASGSGERQATGSPAPSLPLADET, from the coding sequence ATGCCAACATCAGTTTTCAGCGTGCCTAGCAACCTGCACATCTACCTGATCAAGCCGACGCTCTACGACGACGATGGCTATCCCGTCCGGCACTGGCGCGGCGTGCTGCCCAGCAACACGCTGGCCTGCCTCACGGGCCTGACCGAAGACGTGGTGGCGCGCAATCTGCTCGGAGATATCAGGGTTGCGATCCACGTGCTCGACGAAACGGTGGATCGCGTGCCGGTGGAGCGCATCTGCCGCTCGCAGGTGGCGGGCAAGAGCCAGACCATTGTGGGGTTGGTGGGAGTGCAGACCAACCAGTTCCCTCGCGCCACCGATCTGGCGCGCCGGTTTCGGCAGGCGGGACTGACGGTGCTGATCGGCGGCTTCCACGTGACCGGCTGCCTGGAGCTGATACCGGAGATTCCGCCCGACATCCAGGAACTCCTCGACCTGAGGGTCACGGTCGTCAAGGGCGAGGTGGAAGCGAGTTGGGGCGATCTGCTCTTGGACGCACTCCACGGACGGCTGCGGCCGCTCTATGACTTCACCGGCGACAAGCCCGATCTCGCCGGCAAGCCGCTGCCGGTGATTCGCAGGCAATACCTGCGCAAGTTCGCCGCTTCCAACTTCGGCACCCTGGATTGCGGTCGCGGCTGCCCCTACGCGTGCAGCTTCTGCACCATCATCAACGTGCAGGGGCGCACCATGCGTTTCCGTCCGGCCGAAGAGATCGCGGCGAAGCTGCGGCACAATCACCGCGCGCACGGGGTCACATTCTACTTCTTCACCGACGACAACTTTGCGCGCAACAAGAACTGGGAGGCGATTTTCGACGCTCTCATCCACATGCGCGAAGCTGAGAGGATCCCCATCGGCTTCATGATGCAGGCGGATGTGCTCTCCTGGAAGATTCCGCGCTTTCTGGAAAAAGCCAGTCGCGCCGGCTGCACCAGCGTTTTTATCGGCATGGAGAGCCTGAATCCGGAGAGCCTGAAAGCCGCCGGCAAAAAGCAGAATCATGTCGAGGACTACCCCCGCCTGATGGAGGCCTATCGCGCCGCCGGCATTTCGACCCACGTGGGCTACATCATCGGCTTTCCCCACGACACCGTGGAATCGGTCCGCCGCGACCTGACCACGCTGATCCAGGAAGTGCGGCCGGATCATGCCTCGTTTTTCATGCTGACCCCCTTGCCCGGGTCGCAGGATCACCTCACGCTGCTGCGGCGCGGGGAGTGGATGCATCCGGATTACAACCGCTACGATTCTTTCCATGCGGTCACCCATCATCCCCATCTCAGCGCCGAAGCCTGGGAGGGGCTGTACCGTGAAGCCTGGCGCAGCTTCTACAGTCTGGAAAACCTGCGGCCGCTGCTGCGGCGCTGCCCGCCGCAGGAGTACTGGAGTAATTTCTTTCGCTACTTCTGGTACAAGAATTCGATCCAGACCGAGGACCGCCATCCGATGGTCTGTGGCTTTTTCCGGCTGAAGGACCGCCGCAGCCGCCGGCCCGGCTACCCGATTCTGTCCCGGTCCCGCTATGCGCTGCAACGTAGCCGGGAAATTTGCCGGCACCTTGCCGCCATGGCACGGCTCCTCTGGGAAATGAAGACGTTATGGCGGCAGACGCGCGCGTCCGGTTCCGGCGAGCGGCAAGCCACTGGCAGCCCCGCCCCGAGCTTGCCTCTGGCGGATGAGACTTAG